A genomic region of Brevibacillus sp. JNUCC-41 contains the following coding sequences:
- a CDS encoding YlzJ-like family protein, translated as MTLYTIVPEEIIFPHHHEKTANLIEMIYNGVHVMVEHDGGRTFRIDRIVSTDPEDYMNVHIQPGAVINVFEQMNH; from the coding sequence ATGACGCTTTATACAATCGTTCCTGAAGAAATAATTTTCCCTCATCACCATGAAAAGACGGCAAATTTAATAGAAATGATCTATAATGGTGTACATGTAATGGTTGAACATGACGGAGGCCGCACGTTTCGCATTGATCGAATAGTAAGCACGGATCCTGAAGATTATATGAATGTACACATACAGCCGGGGGCTGTCATAAATGTGTTCGAACAGATGAATCATTAG
- a CDS encoding DNA translocase FtsK translates to MAKKKRRKKNSTEKLKITLKYELIGLTLIGLAIIAIAKLGAVGNGTVFLIRFFMGEWYILFLLGAIAAGFYLMIKREVPYLLKRQFVGMYFLVASMLLLSHVTLFNMLADGGPFTKPSVISNTWELFWMEVTGKASTKDLGGGMIGAILFAASYFLFDEAGSKIVSFLFIIVGAVLLTGKTLGETLGKFFRGLGVFFKKQWSAFRDDMKTWNDDKKEKKKNPVKKKKRENDPVEETDQPLHQEEETQQMATERIISSFADKAYSDENEITPVVTEPAAESAEEQDDAVPPMNFTEVENKEYLLPPLSLLLQPKKTDQSGEYQLIHENAAKLERTFHSFGVKARVTQVHLGPAVTKYEVHPDVGVKVSKIVSLSDDLALALAAKDIRIEAPIPGKSAIGIEVPNSEVAMVSLREVLEAKEVDKPDAKLQIGLGRNISGEAVKAELNKMPHLLVAGATGSGKSVCINGIITSILMRAKPHEVKMMMIDPKMVELNVYNGIPHLLAPVVTNPKKAAQALQKVVSEMERRYELFSHSGTRNIEGYNDYINRYNIEEDAKQPLLPYIVVIVDELADLMMVASNDVEDAITRLAQMARAAGIHLIIATQRPSVDVITGVIKANIPSRIAFSVSSMTDSRTILDMGGAEKLLGRGDMLFLPAGASKPVRVQGAFLSDNEVEEVVTYVISQQKAQYNEEMIPDEIAETSNGEVEDNLYGDAVSLIVEMQTASVSMLQRRFRIGYTRAARLIDEMEARGIVGPYEGSKPRNVLVTKDEQDEAHSS, encoded by the coding sequence ATGGCAAAAAAGAAACGCAGAAAAAAGAATAGTACAGAGAAATTAAAAATAACGCTTAAATATGAATTGATCGGCCTAACTTTAATAGGTCTGGCCATCATTGCCATTGCCAAGCTTGGAGCTGTGGGAAACGGGACGGTCTTTTTAATCCGCTTCTTCATGGGGGAATGGTATATCCTCTTTTTGTTGGGAGCAATTGCAGCTGGCTTCTATTTGATGATAAAAAGGGAGGTCCCATACCTGTTAAAACGGCAATTCGTCGGGATGTATTTTCTTGTCGCGAGCATGCTCCTGCTAAGTCATGTCACACTGTTTAACATGCTTGCAGATGGAGGGCCGTTTACGAAGCCAAGTGTCATTTCGAATACATGGGAACTATTCTGGATGGAAGTGACCGGCAAGGCCAGCACAAAGGACCTTGGGGGCGGTATGATTGGAGCGATATTATTTGCAGCCTCATACTTTTTATTCGACGAAGCTGGATCGAAAATCGTTTCATTCCTTTTTATCATAGTAGGTGCCGTCCTATTAACCGGGAAAACGTTAGGTGAAACCCTCGGGAAGTTTTTCAGGGGTCTTGGCGTCTTTTTCAAAAAGCAATGGTCTGCTTTCAGAGATGATATGAAAACGTGGAATGACGACAAAAAAGAAAAGAAAAAGAATCCCGTGAAAAAGAAGAAACGGGAAAACGATCCGGTGGAGGAAACCGATCAGCCCCTTCATCAAGAAGAGGAAACACAGCAAATGGCGACCGAACGGATCATTTCCAGCTTTGCTGATAAAGCCTATAGCGACGAAAACGAAATAACTCCAGTAGTTACGGAACCTGCAGCCGAAAGTGCAGAGGAACAGGATGACGCCGTTCCGCCTATGAATTTTACGGAAGTGGAGAATAAAGAATATCTTTTACCGCCTCTTTCTTTGTTATTGCAGCCCAAAAAAACGGACCAAAGCGGAGAGTACCAATTGATCCATGAGAATGCGGCAAAACTTGAGCGCACCTTTCATAGTTTTGGAGTGAAAGCGAGGGTCACTCAAGTTCATTTAGGCCCAGCCGTAACCAAATATGAAGTCCATCCGGATGTAGGGGTGAAGGTAAGTAAAATTGTCAGCCTATCCGATGACTTGGCTCTTGCACTTGCCGCAAAGGATATTAGGATCGAAGCTCCGATTCCCGGGAAATCGGCTATCGGAATAGAAGTGCCCAACTCCGAAGTGGCAATGGTGTCATTAAGGGAAGTTTTAGAGGCCAAAGAAGTTGACAAGCCTGACGCAAAACTGCAAATAGGCTTAGGGCGGAATATTTCTGGTGAAGCGGTTAAGGCGGAGCTTAATAAAATGCCGCATTTACTAGTTGCTGGTGCCACCGGCAGCGGGAAATCCGTTTGTATCAATGGGATTATCACGAGTATTCTGATGCGCGCAAAACCGCATGAAGTGAAAATGATGATGATCGATCCAAAAATGGTGGAGTTGAATGTCTATAATGGAATCCCCCACTTACTCGCGCCTGTAGTGACCAATCCAAAGAAAGCTGCACAGGCTTTGCAAAAAGTGGTCAGTGAAATGGAAAGGCGCTACGAGCTATTTTCTCATTCCGGTACCCGTAATATTGAAGGCTACAATGATTATATTAACCGGTATAACATTGAAGAAGATGCCAAACAACCGCTCTTGCCTTATATCGTAGTGATTGTCGATGAGCTGGCGGATTTGATGATGGTCGCCTCAAATGATGTAGAGGATGCCATCACACGGCTTGCACAAATGGCACGTGCCGCGGGCATCCACTTGATAATTGCCACTCAGCGGCCATCCGTAGATGTAATTACAGGGGTCATTAAAGCGAACATCCCATCTCGAATCGCTTTTAGTGTCTCATCCATGACCGATTCAAGAACGATTCTCGACATGGGTGGAGCCGAAAAACTGTTAGGACGGGGTGACATGCTCTTCCTGCCTGCAGGAGCTTCAAAACCGGTTCGCGTTCAAGGGGCCTTTTTATCCGACAATGAAGTCGAGGAAGTTGTCACATATGTCATTTCACAGCAAAAAGCACAATATAACGAAGAGATGATACCAGATGAAATTGCAGAAACTTCTAATGGTGAAGTCGAAGATAATTTATATGGGGATGCGGTGTCCTTGATCGTAGAAATGCAGACTGCATCTGTCTCCATGCTGCAGCGCCGTTTCCGGATTGGCTATACCCGGGCAGCAAGATTGATCGATGAAATGGAAGCAAGGGGAATTGTCGGTCCCTATGAAGGCAGTAAACCACGAAATGTATTGGTTACTAAAGATGAACAGGATGAAGCGCATTCATCATAG
- a CDS encoding DUF6509 family protein, with translation MLKITEYTIEKLNDPFGILSGERYELFLDIEVPEEDELFSENGLYIRVLFAVEEQIGKLIKYDIFEKGNEGALEFDLEDDEEAMITDFCLKHLDEAMNN, from the coding sequence ATGTTAAAGATTACAGAATACACGATCGAAAAATTGAATGATCCATTTGGTATTTTGTCCGGGGAACGTTACGAGTTGTTCTTGGATATTGAAGTGCCTGAAGAGGATGAGCTCTTTTCAGAAAATGGTTTATATATCAGGGTGCTTTTTGCTGTGGAAGAACAAATAGGCAAATTGATTAAATATGATATTTTTGAAAAAGGGAACGAAGGCGCACTCGAATTTGATTTAGAAGATGATGAAGAAGCGATGATTACCGACTTCTGCCTTAAACATTTGGACGAGGCGATGAATAATTAA